Below is a genomic region from Brevinematia bacterium.
GTAGTTCTTCTATTTCTATCTCAATCACAACATCGTCGTAAATTCCTTTTTTTATCTGGTTTATTACCTCACTTTTGTCAAGTTCAATCAGAGAGGGGTTTGATTTTATTAGGTATTTGTATATGATCTCATTCACTTTTTTATCGTATTTATCAATATTTCTTGAGATGTGCTCCTTCTTTACCATAGAGTAGGCAGTATTTACTAGATCTCTTACCATTGATTCCACACTTCTGCCAATGTAGCCAATCTCTGTAAACTTTGTTGCTTCAACTTTAACAAAAGGAGCATTTATTATGCTTGCCATTCGCCGTGCTATTTCCGTCTTACCAACTCCGGTTGGACCTATCATTAAGATGTTTTTGGGTATTATTTCTTCTTTCAAGCTGTCTGGTAAGGCTTTTCTTCTGTTTCTATTTCTTAAGGCTATTGCAACTGCTTTTTTAGCTTCTTCTTGCCCTATTATGTATTTACTTAGCTCTTCAACAATCTCTCTTGGGGTTAGGCCTAGTTTATCCATGTGTTTTACTCCTCTTCGTAATCGTCTTGTAGGTTGAAAATTTCACCAAAAGATATTTCGTCTTCTATAAAAGAGAATCTTACAGAGTATTTATATGAATTTTTACCTGTCTTTTTCAGTGAGAAAGCGTCAATTGTAATGTCTGGTATTATATCAAGGAGTTCTTGGAGGATATCCCTTTTTGTTGAGCATTTACCTTCAAAGTACCAAGAGGAATATTCGTAGGAGATTGTATCTGGAGCAAAGGAGGATAAGATAAGATCACGGATTGTTAGAATTCTAGAATTCTTCATCAATCACCTCTTAAAAATTATAAATGAGTTTAGTTTAAATGTTCAATCAAGACTATAAATAACTGCCTGATAAGTTCCAATTTCCATTACTTCCACTAGGTGAGAAAGCAAGATTCCGAACTTTTCGCTTACTTAACCTCTTTGTTTCTAGATAGTCTTCTTGAGTTACAAAGCTTCACCTAAATCGAGCTTCTTATGTGCTTGTTAAGAAGAGTATTCCTTTGGTCCAGATGGGTATTGCAAGGGAAATAAAAGAAAGACATGCCTGATTGTTGAATTTTAGAATTCATCGGCATTGTAGTTAATTAACTTGAATCGGTATTTGGGGTTTTTGTATTATTTTTAGCATTCTGGAGGTGTTTTATGGGATTGATGGAAGGTAAGAGGGGAGTTGTTTTTGGTGTTGCTAACAAATGGAGTATTGCGTGGGCAATATCAAAGTCACTGCATAGAGAGAAGGCAGAGATACTTCTTTCCTACTTAGGTGAAGAAGATAAAATCAAGGAATTAGCCAGTGAAATTAATGCAAAGATTTTTCCATGTGATGTTTCAAAGGATGAAGATATTGTGAGGCTTTTTGAATTCGTTGGTAGAGAGTTTGGAAAGATTGATTTTATTGTGCACTCAATTGCTTTTGCTCCAAGGGAGGCACTACAGGGAAGATATATTGATACCACTAGAGAGGCATTTAGAATCGCACTTGATATAAGTGCTTATTCTCTTGTCAAGATTGTCAAAGAGGCAGAGAAGTATTTGAATGACAACTCTGCCATAGTTACTATGACTTACCTTGGCTCTGTCAGAGCGGTTCCGAACTACAACGTTATGGGTGTTGCAAAAGCTGCGCTTGAGTCTAGTGTAAGATACATCGCTTACGACCTAGGTTCAAGAGGTATAAGGTGTAATGCAATTTCTGCAGGACCAATAAAAACATTAGCTGCTAGAGGTATAAGTGGATTTATGAGTATGTATGAAGAGTATCCTAAAAGATCTGCACTCAAGCGAAACGTAAGTGCGGAGGAAGTAGCAGAAACTGCTCTGTTTCTTTTAAGTAACCTCTCTTCTGGAATAACTGGTGAGGTTATATACGTGGACGCTGGGTATGAAATAATGGGAATGTAGCTATTCAAACTTATCACCTACTTTTACCCTGTAACCGTTTACAAAAGATTTAGCATCCATTACTTTAGAATTCTCTGGGAGTAGCTTTTCTACTTCCAGCACTCCCCTCCCTGTCTTAATGCCTATTCTATCGCCTAGCCTAATAACTTCACCAAAGTCACCGCTAGTTTCTTCTTCCGAATACCTAGCTTTAAGAATCTTCACCATTCTACCTTTGTAGAAACAATAAGCTTTAGGCCATTCAACAAAAGCTCTGACCTGACCGAATATGTGTCTGGCTTCTTTACTCCAGTCAATTCTTGAGTCTTCCTTTCTTATGATCTTGGTAAAAGTTGCTAAACTATCCTCCTGTGGAACTGGAGTAATGTTGGGATTTTCAAAGAACCTAGCTATCAGCTCTATAGACAA
It encodes:
- a CDS encoding enoyl-ACP reductase; translated protein: MGLMEGKRGVVFGVANKWSIAWAISKSLHREKAEILLSYLGEEDKIKELASEINAKIFPCDVSKDEDIVRLFEFVGREFGKIDFIVHSIAFAPREALQGRYIDTTREAFRIALDISAYSLVKIVKEAEKYLNDNSAIVTMTYLGSVRAVPNYNVMGVAKAALESSVRYIAYDLGSRGIRCNAISAGPIKTLAARGISGFMSMYEEYPKRSALKRNVSAEEVAETALFLLSNLSSGITGEVIYVDAGYEIMGM